The region ATATGGCTTAGACGATCCGTTCTCATGTGGGAGGGTGTATTATTTTCATAGGAGCGTGCGTGCACTTCTCATGTGGGAGGGTGGGAGGGTGTACTATTTTCATAGGAATTTGCGTGCGCGCACATAATCTTCCTTGATTTGATTATCCtcccataaatatataaacccCACTTATATTCCATGGAACAAAGTCATGATAACCTAATTTCATTTGACTTATACATTGCATGAATACCTTATTCCTTCCAAAAGTGATGCTTACACCAATGAATAAGTAACAAATCTCAACCTAATATAATGAGAACTCTTGATTGTGTTGTTTGCCAATTTTATATTGGGTTTCATCAAAGAAAAAAGAGTCCACTATGGCAAGAGATaggtataattatatatgattctAATTAGTGTGAAAagatttattagtttttttttatcattaaaaCTAAATGTTAGATTCGTGTTATGCAATTCGATCTCATATCAAACTATTATGATTTTGAATCAATGTTGACTTGGAAAAGAAGAACGGGAGGGCAATTCGATCTCATATCAAACTATTATGATTTTGAATCAATGTTGACTTGGAAAAGAAGAACGGGAGGACCGGAAGAGGAGACTTGAGAATGATGAGTGGAAGGATACAAACTAAAGAGAGATAGAATAAGGCATAAATTAGAAAGACGGAATAATTCACGTTCTCCACTAATTAAGCATCAATTAATTCTTTTCTTTTAGATATATCATAGGGTGAcactaatttttaaattttagattatACTCTAATTTATTATCATGATTCACATAAAGTATACAAAGTAGCAATATTTGTATATAgtaaattcaatatttaatttatggaGTGTCAACATAATTTAAATTCACATAACCAATcgaatatacaatataatgacaACATCTAAAAGCTAAGCAACATAAAAGTAAAGTCTTTATGTCCATTCACTTATTTTTGAAACtagaataaataaatgtatacaaggccaaagaccttgtagtctagtgccACCCGATATCCCGGTTAACACTCATACATGGATGAtaggagtgggtttgagcctcagtagaggcaacTGTTGATTCTTTGTACTTCGATAGGTAGTATCGGTTACGAACGAATGCACTATCAAATGTTTTCAAATACATCATTGACTCatcataattataaaaatatatcatcgcTTTTTTTTCgttaattttaaatgtttgaTCATTTGAAatcatgaaatatatatttgatattagTATCCACCTTCTCACGAAGTTACTAGTTCTCAAATCTCATCTGATCTTAATTCTTatcaaaacatatatttgataTTAGTATGCACCTTCTCACGAAGTTACTAGTTCTCAAATCTCATCCGATCTTAATTCTTATCAAAACAATGATGCAAAGGCCTCCTTGTGCCCAGTGTGAAAGCAACCTCTAAAAGTGAGGGGACTATTTGTACACAGTAAGTAAATGTCTGCCTATGTTCAGAtaagttatcatgatttacatcttctTAGATGATCTGTCGAGTCGGACTTGAGCTGAGAGGCCCTTGACCCGGCGTGAGGGGCCCTTAGGGTTGGagattcaattttttgaaacaaaaagaatcaatacaatacaatatttgtttgtatgcatatatacacacacaaaaggTGGGTGCATGAACCATATACATAAACTTCTCTACACAATCATTTCAATTAAGGAAAACAACAATACCTTCATGAATAGAACCACCGCAATAACACACACACTACACCTTTCCCATTCGCCCTaacctccgccgccgccgccacaaCCTCCGCCTCCGCCGCCACAGCCACCGCCAcaacctccgccgccgccgcagccaCCGCCACCCCCACAAGTACCCGCAGCACCACAGCAACAACCTTGGGGGCCCTGGGCAATGGATTGAACNAAGCAACATAAAAGTAAAGTCTTTATGTCCATTCACTTATTTTTGAAACtagaataaataaatgtatacaaggccaaagaccttgtagtctagtgccACCCGATATCCCGGTTAACACTCATACATGGATGAtaggagtgggtttgagcctcagtagaggcaacTGTTGATTCTTTGTACTTCGATAGGTAGTATCGGTTACGAACGAATGCACTATCAAATGTTTTCAAATACATCATTGACTCatcataattataaaaatatatcatcgcTTTTTTTTCgttaattttaaatgtttgaTCATTTGAAatcatgaaatatatatttgatattagTATCCACCTTCTCACGAAGTTACTAGTTCTCAAATCTCATCTGATCTTAATTCTTatcaaaacatatatttgataTTAGTATGCACCTTCTCACGAAGTTACTAGTTCTCAAATCTCATCCGATCTTAATTCTTATCAAAACAATGATGCAAAGGCCTCCTTGTGCCCAGTGTGAAAGCAACCTCTAAAAGTGAGGGGACTATTTGTACACAGTAAGTAAATGTCTGCCTATGTTCAGAtaagttatcatgatttacatcttctTAGATGATCTGTCGAGTCGGACTTGAGCTGAGAGGCCCTTGACCCGGCGTGAGGGGCCCTTAGGGTTGGagattcaattttttgaaacaaaaagaatcaatacaatacaatatttgtttgtatgcatatatacacacacaaaaggTGGGTGCATGAACCATATACATAAACTTCTCTACACAATCATTTCAATTAAGGAAAACAACAATACCTTCATGAATAGAACCACCGCAATAACACACACACTACACCTTTCCCATTCGCCCTaacctccgccgccgccgccacaaCCTCCGCCTCCGCCGCCACAGCCACCGCCAcaacctccgccgccgccgcagccaCCGCCACCCCCACAAGTACCCGCAGCACCACAGCAACAACCTTGGGGGCCCTGGGCAATGGATTGAACCACCGTATCCGTTATTTCCACCGCCACTTCAGCAACGCGCCGCCCATCAATGCCACTCTCCGATGCCGTGGCGGCCGCCGCCACGCCGGCGACGGCGGCACCACCTCCGGCCAGAACAGCCAAATTCCGAACTTTCTTGGCCTCATGAACCCTTGCAACCAAAACACATATAATCATCCCAATTAAGACAAGTACGCTGAGAACTATGAAGACGATGATGTATGCATTAatcataatgttattattattattattattacctgcAAGACTCATTCTTT is a window of Ipomoea triloba cultivar NCNSP0323 chromosome 11, ASM357664v1 DNA encoding:
- the LOC115996921 gene encoding putative lysozyme-like protein, yielding MINAYIIVFIVLSVLVLIGMIICVLVARVHEAKKVRNLAVLAGGGAAVAGVAAAATASESGIDGRRVAEVAVEITDTVVQSIAQGPQGCCCGAAGTCGGGGGCGGGGGCGGGCGGGGGGCGGGGGEKFMAPKVVAVVLRVLVGVAVAAAAAEVVAVAVAAEAEVVAAAAEVRANGKGVVCVLLRWFYS